One Aegilops tauschii subsp. strangulata cultivar AL8/78 chromosome 7, Aet v6.0, whole genome shotgun sequence genomic window carries:
- the LOC141028022 gene encoding uncharacterized protein has translation MCEADRGLWRCIVPMICVYAVEWHLPHRVATQFGVYQHTPPGQPTDTGGHTLHLMSRPKNQSITDWGEEHKIHVTEWNRRRYRKDVERKVTDWDAYLDRHMRWYDDGRKHRLRLRPRWTAEDIAELERDDPEEATYQTGIRDMHSGFREFAPLINRVSAELNRCIFDASDALGDILGSIQSENKMRGTMKKFVKRCRKLVGLLGCAGAGSVEAYQHVATQVHIGSSSQVPSSSRLAEEEEEEEVEEVEEEEEDEEEEEATYEEGKEEDESNREEEYDEDYGPPPTQSSQPPQLPKRNPKKKDLLSPDPFQRPVTRWPKKKTEETRTKSNEDRTSKRGRSN, from the exons ATGTGCGAGGCGGACCGTGGTCTCTGGCGGTGCATCGTGCCCATGATCTGTGTGTACGCCGTCGAGTGGCACTTGCCACACCGCGTGGCCACGCAGTTTGGGGTGTATCAGCATACCCCACCGGGCCAGCCCACCGATACCGGCGGCCACACGCTCCACCT GATGAGCCGGCCGAAGAATCAGTCGATCACAGACTGGGGAGAGGAGCATAAAATTCATGTGACGGAGTGGAATCGACGGAGGTACCGGAAAGACGTGGAGAGGAAAGTGACGGACTGGGATGCTTACCTGGACCGACACATGAGGTGGTACGATGATGGCCGGAAGCACCGTCTTCGTCTCAGGCCTCGGTGGACGGCGGAAGACATCGCAGAGCTGGAGAGGGATGACCCCGAGGAAGCAACCTACCAGACCGGCATCAGAGACATGCATAGTGGATTTAGGGAGTTTGCACCCCTCATCAACAGAGTG TCTGCTGAGCTGAACAGATGCATCTTTGATGCCTCAGATGCACTAGGTGATATCCTCGGGAGCATACAATCTGAGAACAAAATGAGGGGGACGATGAAG AAGTTCGTGAAGCGTTGTCGCAAGCTAGTAGGGCTGCTTGGGTGTGCTGGAGCTGGGTCCGTTGAAGCTTATCAACATGTAGCCACACAGGTTCACATCGGCTCATCAAGCCAGGTTCCTTCGTCATCTAGGTtggctgaggaggaggaggaggaggaggtggaggaggtggaggaggaggaagaggatgaggaggaggaggaggccacatatgaagaagggaaggaggaggatgAGAGCAACCGGGAGGAGGAGTACGATGAAGATTATGGACCTCCACCAACTCAATCATCTCAACCACCTCAGTTGCCGAAGAGGAATCCGAAGAAGAAGGATTTGCTGAGTCCGGACCCTTTCCAGAGACCGGTTACTCGATGGCCCAAGAAGAAGACTGAAGAGACTCGTACAAAGAGTAACGAGGACCGTACCTCCAAGAGGGGAAGGAGCAACTGA